Sequence from the Candidatus Accumulibacter similis genome:
ACCCCGAAGCGGATGTCCGACTGTTCGCGACCGGCGTCAGTCCGGAGAACATCGCGCAGTTTCTCGATGGCGTCGACGTGGTGGTGGACTCGCTCGACTTCTACTGCTTCAAGGAGCGCTTCCTGCTTTACCGCAGCGCGCGCGAGCGAGGCATCTGGGTCATCACCTCGCCGCCTCTCGGCTTCGGCTTCACGCTTCTGGTCTTCGATCCCAAGGGAATGTCCTTCGAGGACTACTTTGCCTTCGAGGAGGGAATGAGCGAATTCGAACTGAGCGTGTCACTGATCGCGGGCATTGCGCCGCGACCCTGGCTGATGCAGTACCAGACTCAGGGTGGGCTTGATCCGGCGGGTCACCGCCTGCCGTCGGTCGGTGCTGCACCGTTCATGATCGCCGGGGTCATTGCCACCGAGGTGATGAACCTGCTCACCCGCCGGCAACCAAGCATTGCCGTGCCCGAACTGATCCAGTTCGACGCCCTTCTGCGCCGCTTTCGCCGGGCGCGTTACCGCTGGGGGATGCGCGGGCCGATCCAGCGGCTGAAGATTGCCCTGCTGCGCCGCAAGTTGCCGCACTGAGAGGCCGCGCTCGCGCCTCGCAAGAAAGGACACCCCGCGTGGCGCGACGCCAGGCTGGGTGTCCGTAGAGCGCGTCACGCAGCGGGCGCAAGAACCCGCTGCGATCACTGTCTGCTGCTGATCAGGCTGCCTTGCGGCGGCGGATTCCCGCCATTCCGAGAAGGGCAACACCCATCACGCTGAGCGTTGCCGGTTCGGGCAGCGCAATGCCTCGGATGTCGATGCTGCCGCTGGCGGCATAGCCGGCGGTGGCCGAACCGCTGTTGAACGAGCTGCCAAGCGCTGCATCGCTGCCGCCCGGGAAGGCGTTGGTGTCGAGGTAGACCTGCGCAGGACCGCCGGTGAAGCTCAGCAGGCCGTTACCCGCGCCACTGCCGATCGAGCCGAGGCTGCCGCTGAGGATGAACGAGTCGAGGGCGATCGGGGTGCCGACGCCGTCGAGGCAGGCGTCGGCAGCGGTGCAAAGCCGCGTCGTGGCGCCGGCGGCGTCAACCCAGAGATTGCCGGCCGAGATGGTCGCCTTGTCCGCCGCAAAGCTGCCGGTCGGGACGAACTCGGCCGCCGAGGTGTAGAAGTGGATCGATCCGCCGGAGAAGATGACGTTGAATGGCGGAGTCGCCGGAACGGCCGAGTTGATCGCCTGCGTCTTGTAGCTGTCGAACCAGTAGCTCAGGTAAACGCCGTTCTGGCCACGCGACCAAGTCACGTTGCCCTGCGAGTCCTTGATGGTGTCGATGCGACCGACGCCGGCCAGGATGTCGCCTGGGGCCAGAATCGGCACCGTGCCGTTGGAGGCAAGGCTGCCCTCATAGACGTCGCCCACTTCGAAATATGCGCCGCCGGCAAAGGTGACGCCATTGACGTTTGCCGCGCTTGCCGCACCCGCACCCATGGCCAAGGCGATGGCAAGAGCGATGCCAGTTTTCCTCATGATTGCTACTCCTCTTCTAGAAGATGACCCAAAGTTTCCCCGCACCTGGGTGCGCAGCGAAACAGGAGCAATATGTGTGCCAGTTAGAGGGGAGTTTCGCAAGTGGCTGCTTTAGAGTAAAAAAATCTCTTGGTCCGAAAAATGGTGGGTCTTGCGGGAATTCAGGTGTAAAAAAATCCGACACTCTTGGGCGCTCGCGAGCCTGTGGCAGCGTTGGCGAGCGCAGGCGGCGGGAGATCGTCAGTGGGCGGCCGCCGATCGTCGGTGCGACGAGGCGGATCGGTGCCCGGAAGCTACGGCTGCGGGCTTGTCTGGAGGGGGCTTTTGTGCCAAAGTTGTTCATGACGTCGGCGCATCGCTCATGTCCGATCGGGCCCCTGTTCCCGGCCGGCGGTGCCGACGCCACTGCGCAGGCGTCGTCGGCACCGCGCGGTGCGGGTTGCCGGTGGTACGATGTGCCCTGTCCATGGCGCGCTGATGACCGCGCACTGCCAGGGCTGTGGCGCCGCTTTCCCGGCGGGTGCGCATCCGATCCCCGTGACCGGAGGAGGCAGCAAGGCGTGAAGTGGTTTCGACGACTGGGTGAAACGTTGGGAATCGGACGCCCCGAGGCGCCCGCCAGTGCCCCCATGCCCAGCGACATCCAGAAGACCGTCATGGAGTTCTCCGTCATGGACCGGACGCGGCCGATGTCGTTCGAGCGTCCAGCACTGGCGGCCGATCATGTTTCCCGGGTCGAGCGCGAGCGCTTCAAGTTGCGGTTGGCGGGCAGCAGTCCGGAGCGTCGCCGATCGGCGACGGTGTTGGTCGAGAAGATGTACGGCTGGCGTGGCTACAAGCTTAGCGGCGATGCCGCCCTGGCCCGTCGCGAGGGAGCGCTGACGATCACCGGCCTGGTCTATGGACATCAGGGCGAGCCGGTCGGCACAGCAACCCTGCGTTTCGACGGCCCGGGAGGACTGCTGGCGGACGAACTTTATCCTGCCGAACTGAACAAGCTCCGCAAGGAAGGAAGGCGGCTTGTCGAGTACAGCAGGCTGGCGATCGATCGTGGCTTCGTGGATTCGAGGAAGGTCGTCGCCGCGTTGATGAATGTCTTTTACACCTGCGCCACCGCTGAGGGCTTCACCGATGCGATCATCGAGGTGAATCCGCGGCATGTGGATTACTACGTCAGCCGGGCCAACTTCGTCTGTATCGGCGAAGAGAGGCATTGCCCGCGCGTCAACGCGCCTGCGGTCCTGTTGCGTCTCGACTACGAGGTGGCTGCCCAACAGATCGCACTCTACGGTGGCAGGAAGAACGATCCGGCGGCCGGCAGGAGCCTCTACCGGTATTTTCTGGTGGGTGACGATCAGGAGGCATTGTCGGACCGCTTGCTGCCCGAACAGACGCCGCTGGATCAACAAGGGGAACGGCCGTGAGCAGTGACCACCACAACAGTGCAGCCCTGGCGGCCGATTGCCGGCTCGACCCCTGGCGATCGTTTCCCGGAGACCCACCGGTGACGGTTTTCTGCGACGGCGATCGGCGATGATGGACCTGCCCGACACGGTCGATACCGGCGCGGGGTTCAGCAGGTACTTCGAGATGCTGCCCGCGCTGAGCAGGGAAGAGCAGGAGCAGACCTATCGCCTGCGCCACCAGGTATATTGCGAGGACCTCGGGTGGGAGGAACGGCGGACCGATGCGTTGGAAACAGACGAGTACGACGCGCATTCGCTGCACTGTCTGGCTCGCAGCAGGCAGTCCGGCAATCTCGCCGGTTGCGTGCGCCTGGTGCTCACCCGCGCGAACGAGCCGAGTCACCCCTTGCCGTTCGAGCTGACCTGTGCCGATACGCTGGACCGGGTGCTGCTGGATCGCCTTGCCGGCAGTCGGCAGCGGATCGCCGAGGTGTCGCGCCTCGCCATTGTCCGTGACTATCGACGACGGCGTGGCGAGGAGAGTTCTCCCGGCACCCTGCTCGATTCGAGTTTCGGTACGGCCGAGCAGCCGCGTTTTCCCTATCTGCTGGTGGGGCTCTACATGGCGGTGTTTGTCGTTGCCGAGCGGCACCAACTGGATACGCTCTTCCTTCTCGTCGAGCCGCGGCTGTCCCGACACCTCAATCACCTCGGCATCGTCAACCGGCAGATCGGCGGCGCAGCCGAGCACAGGGGTTTGCGTGTTCCGGCCATGATCGACGTGCTGCAGGTGATTGCCAACCTCAATCCGCGGTTGCGTGGCATCTTCGACGTTGTCGCCGGCGAGATCGCAGCCGGCTATCGCGCCGCCGCCAGCGCTGCCGGCAGCCCGGACTCGTGCCCGTGAGCTCTCCGGTACAAACGCTGCAAGGCCGGGCCGCCGCTTGCCCCGGCGGCGTCATCGAGATGGATTTGCCATGGCTGTGACCGAGACACCACTGCTGCGGCTGAAACAGTTTGCCGGCTTGCTCGACGAGGCAGGCGGCGAAGACGGACTGCAACGACTGGCTGAAACGACCGCCCGGATACTGGACAGCGAGCGCTGTTCGCTGATGCTGCGCAGCGAGGATGAGCATTCGCAACTTCGCTGGCGGGTCTGTGCCAGCTTTGGCCCACTGCCGGAGCGTGCTTTTCTGGAGGAGGTCAGGGCGGGCGAAGGGATCGCTGGGCGCGTCGCCGCCAGTGGCGAGGCGCTGCTTGTCCCCGACATCGAGCGCTCCGAGTTCGTCGGTTGCGCCCGGCGGGCCGACGACCCGCGCAAGAGCCTGCTCTCGGCACCCGTTCGCCACGCGGGCGCGGTCATCGGCATTCTCAACGTCAGCGCACACCGCGCCGGGCGTGTCTTCGACATGGATGACCTGCAGCTGCTGGAGGTGGTTTCCCTGCTTGTTGGCAAGGCGATCCAGATACGCCAGTTGCAGGGCCTGCTCAACTCCCGTTTCGCCCAACTGGCACTGCTGGAACTGGCCGAGAAGGATCTCGGACAGGCACTGCCAAACCCGGATCAGGTGGCACGCATCGTCGCCCGCTCGTTCTACAAGGAGATGAATCGTGTCGGCCTCGGGCCGCGGCAGATCGTCAACGCCGCTTCCGAGATCATCGAGCAACTGAGCAGCAGCCTCGTTCGCCACAGCCGGCGGCTGGACCGGGAGGCGCCGGATGCGGCCGATGCGGCCGATGCGGCGGTTGCCGGGTTGACGCCGCCGCACGTGTGATGGGCTGCCAAAGGGAGGGCTGCCGGCGTTCGGGCAATCGCGGTCGCCGCGAGCATCGTTTGCCTGCTGGCGGTCCGCGGCCGCGCCGCCGATGATGCCCTGGCTGGAAAGCATCGGCCTGATCATGCTGTTGCTCGTCGGCTGGTTCTGGTTCGACGGTTTCCAGTCACGCGCGGCGGCGATGCACGCGGCGCGCGCTGCCTGCGCGGCGGACGGGCTGTTGCTGCTCGATGACACGGTGGCGCTGGCGAGCGTGCGCCTGGGGCGTGACGACGAGGGCAGGCTGCGCCTGCGACGGACCTATGATTTCGAGTACAGCGACACCGGCGACAATCGCTGTACTGCCCAGCTGACGCTGCTCGGCGACGAACTGCTGCTGCTGCGGCTGACGAAGGCTGCGGCCTCCGGGCCGCGCCTGCAGGTGGCTGATGGTGGCGGAGCGGCCGCTGACGGCCAGACCTCGGTTGCCCAACCACCGCGTCGCTGGTCGTGATGTGTCCGGCGCAGCCTGTGCTCGTGCTGCGGGAGTGGCGCAGCGGCCGGCGGGGATCATCCTCGGCGGGCGCTGCTGGCCGGCGAGCCAGCCGGCAGCCGCACCAGACCTAGAAGCCGGTGACAAGCTTGAGAAAGAACTTGTTGCCCTGGAAGCGGTTCTCGACGCCGGTTTCGTGGTTCCAGCTACCGACGAAACTCGTTCCCTTGTAGTTGTACTGGACCGCCGGGCCGTAGGCGAAAACCTTGCCGCGACGGCCGTCCGGCACCGCCCTGCGGCCGTTGACTTCGTCGTCGGTGGTCTGCGTCAGATAGTAGCCGGCGAGCCCGACCGCCCACGGGCCGAAGTGCTGGCCGACCAGGTAGTCCATGTGGAAGTCCTGGCCGGACTTGTAGTCGGTCTCGTTGTTCTTCGTCTTGATGTTGTACATCAGCTTCGCCGACGCCTCGAAACCGCCCTGGTTGAGGTAGGTGAAGGCGATGATCGGTTCGAAGCTGTAGTAATTGGCGCCGATGCTCTGCGTCGGATCATTGGCGTCGTACTTGCCGGTCGGCAGATAGATGTCGAGGCCGACGGTCAGGTGCCAGTCGGGCGGGAAATGCCAGCCAATGATGATCGGGTCGATGACGATGTCGCCGAGGCCAAAGGTGCTGCCGGTGCCGATGCCGGGAATCGGCGTGTGCAGCCGCTGGTATGCGACCGGTACGATAGCATGCACCGCCCAGTCGCCGCCGAGGATCTTCTGTCCAGTGACGTGAATGAAGCGCAGGGCATCGAAGGTGGCGTTGACGCTCAGGCCGGGAACCCTGTTGCCCTCGTTGTCACGGTAGTCCCCCTCGTAGTAGCCCAGGTAGTTGATGAAGTAGTTGCCCGGTGGCGGCAGGGCTCCGGCCATGAAGTTTTCGGAGCCGTTGGGGTACTGGTCGGGCCCCTCCTTGGCCACTGCCGCGGTGGCGGCGAGCACGACCGGCGCTGCCAGGAGCAGCAGCGTGTGCGCTTTGTGCATCGTCTTGATCTCCCTTGCTGATGTCGGTGCCTGCTCCGGCGAGCGCCGGATCGTTCCGCCGGCGGCGCGCCCCGCGCGTGACGCGGCCTGCATGTTACCACCTCGCGCACATGGTTGTCGTGCTGCCGACAAGGTCGGGCTTCCCTACGCCGCGGGCGGCTCCTCGCCACCGGCAATGGAGCGGCAGCCGGCGGTTGCCGGCAGGGGTACCATCATCGCCTGCCCGGGGGTCGAGCAGCCGGCGTCGCAACAGCGTCCGGGTTGCCGGTTACGCGTGATCGGTCGTGATTCATCGTGCAGCACGCCGCGCTCGAGAAGCCGCTCGACCAGCTCGACCTTGCTCCCGAGCGGGTAGTTGCGCCAGATTTCCTGCTTCATCGCTGCCGGCGAGCCGCCACCGTGCAGGCTGATCACCGAGTACCAGCCGCCCTGGTAAGACGCCGTCAGGTCCTCGACGAAGCGGGCGACTTCGATCCGCTTGTCGTAGGGAACATCCGGACTGGCGCGCAGAACCTCGGCCAGCGTCGCCGCCGTCGCCGGGTTGTGGTCTTCGTCCGGCCCAGGGAGGGCGACGATCAGCCCGCCGGAGACTTCGTGCGCCAGCCGGTGCATGTCGTAGATCTGGGTGGCGAGCAGGAGCTTGCCGATGTTGGCGAAGACTGGCTCGGGCATGAAGCTGCCGCTGTGCGGGTCGGGCGTGCCATATACGCTGGCCGCGACTCCGCAGGCAAAGAAGCCCTCGGTGATCTTGATCAGCTCGACCATCGGTTCGCGCAGGCTGGCCTTGCGGCCCGGGTCGAAGCCGTTCGCCTCGCACATCAGGGCGCCGGCGCCGATCAGCAGGTCACCAAAACCGGCACGCGCAGCGATGCAGCTATGCCGGTGGTGTGTGGCGTAATGGTAGGTCAGTGACGCCGAATGCTCCCACTCGCCGGCCAGGAACACCCTGTCCCAAGGGACGAAGACCCGGTCGAAGACGAGCACGGCGGTCGATTGGCCGTAGCGGCGCGAAAACAGTGCGGCCCCGTGTTCGAGCTTCTCGCCGGGTCGTCCTGCCGGGCGGGCGACCATCGTCAGTCCTGGTGCATCGACGGGCAGCGCGCAGCAGACGGCAAAATCGGCGTCGGCCGGACCCATGTTGCGGCTCGGCATGACGAGTATCTCGTGCATGTACGGCGCGCCGGTGACGATGGCCTTGGTGCCGGCAATGACGATTCCGTTAGCGAGGCGCTCGACGATGTGCACGTGGCTGTTGCGGTTCACCTGCTGGTGCGGGCGCTGCGAGCGGTCGCCCTTGGCGTCGGTCATGGCGATTCCGAGCGCCAGGTCGCTGTCCTGGACGTGTTCGAGGTAAGCGGCGAAGCGCGCCCGCCGCTCGTTGCTGCCGATTTCGGCGTCGACACGTGCGCAGAGCTGGTTGATCGCATTCAGCGCGTCGTGCGCCAGGTAGCGTTGCGCGCAGCCGGTTTCCTGGCACAGCAGACGCACCGCCTCGAGTTTGTTCAGCAGATCAGCGGCCGATTCATCGATGTGCAGCATGCGATTGACCGTCTGCCCGCGGCTCGTCTGCAGCGCGGTCATCAACGGCGCCTTCCGCGGATCGCGGGCAAAGTCGTAGGTGACCGCCAGGGCGTTGATTCCCGGTTGCAGCTCGCGACTGTCGGCGACCGACTCGAGCAGACGGCCGTCGAGATGGACCGTCGGCCGGTAGCGCCGCAGGGACTCGCGGTAGTCGTTGCCGCTCATCAGCCCATGGCTCGGCGGTGTGGCAGATTGGCTTGCGTTCATTCGTCCTCCTGCCGGCCGCGC
This genomic interval carries:
- a CDS encoding transporter, which produces MHKAHTLLLLAAPVVLAATAAVAKEGPDQYPNGSENFMAGALPPPGNYFINYLGYYEGDYRDNEGNRVPGLSVNATFDALRFIHVTGQKILGGDWAVHAIVPVAYQRLHTPIPGIGTGSTFGLGDIVIDPIIIGWHFPPDWHLTVGLDIYLPTGKYDANDPTQSIGANYYSFEPIIAFTYLNQGGFEASAKLMYNIKTKNNETDYKSGQDFHMDYLVGQHFGPWAVGLAGYYLTQTTDDEVNGRRAVPDGRRGKVFAYGPAVQYNYKGTSFVGSWNHETGVENRFQGNKFFLKLVTGF
- a CDS encoding ThiF family adenylyltransferase, yielding MELPTPVFDYFTAFQRNLGFLTRQEQEKLRHARVAIAGLGGTGGAQVHALCRMGIGAFNLADPDVFELVNFNRQIGATMNSIGRAKTAVMAELVQSINPEADVRLFATGVSPENIAQFLDGVDVVVDSLDFYCFKERFLLYRSARERGIWVITSPPLGFGFTLLVFDPKGMSFEDYFAFEEGMSEFELSVSLIAGIAPRPWLMQYQTQGGLDPAGHRLPSVGAAPFMIAGVIATEVMNLLTRRQPSIAVPELIQFDALLRRFRRARYRWGMRGPIQRLKIALLRRKLPH
- a CDS encoding GAF domain-containing protein, with product MAVTETPLLRLKQFAGLLDEAGGEDGLQRLAETTARILDSERCSLMLRSEDEHSQLRWRVCASFGPLPERAFLEEVRAGEGIAGRVAASGEALLVPDIERSEFVGCARRADDPRKSLLSAPVRHAGAVIGILNVSAHRAGRVFDMDDLQLLEVVSLLVGKAIQIRQLQGLLNSRFAQLALLELAEKDLGQALPNPDQVARIVARSFYKEMNRVGLGPRQIVNAASEIIEQLSSSLVRHSRRLDREAPDAADAADAAVAGLTPPHV
- a CDS encoding PEP-CTERM sorting domain-containing protein (PEP-CTERM proteins occur, often in large numbers, in the proteomes of bacteria that also encode an exosortase, a predicted intramembrane cysteine proteinase. The presence of a PEP-CTERM domain at a protein's C-terminus predicts cleavage within the sorting domain, followed by covalent anchoring to some some component of the (usually Gram-negative) cell surface. Many PEP-CTERM proteins exhibit an unusual sequence composition that includes large numbers of potential glycosylation sites. Expression of one such protein has been shown restore the ability of a bacterium to form floc, a type of biofilm.); translated protein: MRKTGIALAIALAMGAGAASAANVNGVTFAGGAYFEVGDVYEGSLASNGTVPILAPGDILAGVGRIDTIKDSQGNVTWSRGQNGVYLSYWFDSYKTQAINSAVPATPPFNVIFSGGSIHFYTSAAEFVPTGSFAADKATISAGNLWVDAAGATTRLCTAADACLDGVGTPIALDSFILSGSLGSIGSGAGNGLLSFTGGPAQVYLDTNAFPGGSDAALGSSFNSGSATAGYAASGSIDIRGIALPEPATLSVMGVALLGMAGIRRRKAA
- a CDS encoding PEP-CTERM/exosortase system-associated acyltransferase, yielding MDLPDTVDTGAGFSRYFEMLPALSREEQEQTYRLRHQVYCEDLGWEERRTDALETDEYDAHSLHCLARSRQSGNLAGCVRLVLTRANEPSHPLPFELTCADTLDRVLLDRLAGSRQRIAEVSRLAIVRDYRRRRGEESSPGTLLDSSFGTAEQPRFPYLLVGLYMAVFVVAERHQLDTLFLLVEPRLSRHLNHLGIVNRQIGGAAEHRGLRVPAMIDVLQVIANLNPRLRGIFDVVAGEIAAGYRAAASAAGSPDSCP
- a CDS encoding long-chain N-acyl amino acid synthase; this encodes MPSDIQKTVMEFSVMDRTRPMSFERPALAADHVSRVERERFKLRLAGSSPERRRSATVLVEKMYGWRGYKLSGDAALARREGALTITGLVYGHQGEPVGTATLRFDGPGGLLADELYPAELNKLRKEGRRLVEYSRLAIDRGFVDSRKVVAALMNVFYTCATAEGFTDAIIEVNPRHVDYYVSRANFVCIGEERHCPRVNAPAVLLRLDYEVAAQQIALYGGRKNDPAAGRSLYRYFLVGDDQEALSDRLLPEQTPLDQQGERP
- a CDS encoding DUF3301 domain-containing protein, which translates into the protein MPWLESIGLIMLLLVGWFWFDGFQSRAAAMHAARAACAADGLLLLDDTVALASVRLGRDDEGRLRLRRTYDFEYSDTGDNRCTAQLTLLGDELLLLRLTKAAASGPRLQVADGGGAAADGQTSVAQPPRRWS
- a CDS encoding 4-hydroxyphenylacetate 3-hydroxylase codes for the protein MNASQSATPPSHGLMSGNDYRESLRRYRPTVHLDGRLLESVADSRELQPGINALAVTYDFARDPRKAPLMTALQTSRGQTVNRMLHIDESAADLLNKLEAVRLLCQETGCAQRYLAHDALNAINQLCARVDAEIGSNERRARFAAYLEHVQDSDLALGIAMTDAKGDRSQRPHQQVNRNSHVHIVERLANGIVIAGTKAIVTGAPYMHEILVMPSRNMGPADADFAVCCALPVDAPGLTMVARPAGRPGEKLEHGAALFSRRYGQSTAVLVFDRVFVPWDRVFLAGEWEHSASLTYHYATHHRHSCIAARAGFGDLLIGAGALMCEANGFDPGRKASLREPMVELIKITEGFFACGVAASVYGTPDPHSGSFMPEPVFANIGKLLLATQIYDMHRLAHEVSGGLIVALPGPDEDHNPATAATLAEVLRASPDVPYDKRIEVARFVEDLTASYQGGWYSVISLHGGGSPAAMKQEIWRNYPLGSKVELVERLLERGVLHDESRPITRNRQPGRCCDAGCSTPGQAMMVPLPATAGCRSIAGGEEPPAA